One part of the Lotus japonicus ecotype B-129 chromosome 2, LjGifu_v1.2 genome encodes these proteins:
- the LOC130736692 gene encoding 15.7 kDa heat shock protein, peroxisomal-like, with protein sequence MLLTAIIVLSSSSPPSPFSPLMPQIPVFDCGWQGFSKDEIKVQIEDGNILHVKGEAERGIGNGKGDFLRAIELPENVKVDQIKAHVENGVLTVVVP encoded by the exons ATGCTCCTCACAGCCATCATCGTTCTCTCCTCTTCATCACCGCCATCACCGTTCTCTCCTCTAATGCCTCAAATCCCTGTTTTCGATTGTGGATGGCAAG GATTCAGCAAAGATGAAATAAAAGTGCAGATTGAGGATGGGAATATTCTGCATGTGAAAGGGGAAG CTGAGAGAGGGATTGGTAATGGAAAGGGTGATTTCTTAAGGGCAATTGAGTTGCCAGAGAATGTGAAGGTGGATCAGATTAAGGCACATGTGGAAAATGGAGTGCTCACTGTTGTTGTGCCTTAA